A portion of the Sphaerochaeta pleomorpha str. Grapes genome contains these proteins:
- a CDS encoding TRAP transporter small permease, translating to MPKFFATVDKIKKAYDWTDRIVLLVCKILLIADISITSYAVAGRMLNQYFPFLKDPAWSEEVVLTCMSYMAVLSAALAIRKGSHIRMTAFDKYLPKLAIKILDILSDIAVLSLGLIMAHVGWRYATTLGGRGFYVSMPWLSRFWMYFPVPLAGVAMIIFELESIYNHIKSFYVKEEEKA from the coding sequence ATGCCAAAGTTCTTTGCAACTGTGGACAAAATTAAAAAGGCATATGATTGGACAGATAGGATTGTACTGCTAGTTTGTAAAATTTTACTTATAGCTGACATTTCGATAACCAGTTATGCAGTAGCCGGCCGTATGCTCAATCAGTACTTTCCCTTTCTGAAGGATCCGGCTTGGTCGGAAGAAGTGGTGCTGACCTGCATGTCCTATATGGCAGTTCTTTCCGCAGCCCTTGCCATACGAAAGGGTTCACATATCAGGATGACGGCTTTCGATAAATATCTTCCCAAGCTTGCTATCAAGATTCTCGATATCCTCTCCGATATTGCCGTCCTCAGTCTTGGCTTGATCATGGCGCATGTCGGTTGGCGGTATGCCACAACGCTGGGAGGACGAGGCTTCTATGTTTCCATGCCGTGGCTTAGCCGATTTTGGATGTATTTCCCTGTACCTCTTGCAGGAGTTGCCATGATCATTTTTGAGCTTGAGTCGATTTATAACCATATTAAGTCCTTCTATGTGAAGGAAGAGGAGAAGGCCTGA
- a CDS encoding SAM-dependent methyltransferase — protein sequence MRTSFTDKYDRAFLLDTMMGPNAMRITEEMASFLPISPGMRILDLGCGTGISSILLAKKYDVTVFAADLWISPSENAKRFTSLGLDSKIFPFLVDATKEIPFAHEYFDMIISVDSYQYFGNNESMLPKLLPFVKKGGYVAVAVPGFIQDFPEGQLPKEVQPFWTPEWYFYSCSWWRALWEKESGITITMQREMDSCKQAWDEWLQSPNPYAQQDLVMMEAGAGKYFNIIQMVGRKI from the coding sequence ATGAGAACTTCTTTTACTGATAAGTATGACAGAGCTTTTCTTCTGGATACCATGATGGGTCCGAATGCCATGCGCATTACAGAAGAAATGGCGAGTTTTCTCCCGATTTCTCCAGGTATGCGTATTCTTGACCTAGGTTGCGGAACGGGAATTTCTTCGATTCTGCTTGCCAAAAAATATGATGTGACCGTGTTTGCAGCCGATTTGTGGATTTCCCCCAGTGAAAACGCAAAACGCTTCACAAGCCTGGGCCTTGATTCGAAGATATTTCCCTTCCTGGTTGATGCAACCAAAGAGATACCGTTTGCCCATGAGTATTTCGACATGATCATAAGCGTGGATTCCTATCAGTACTTTGGAAATAATGAGAGCATGTTGCCAAAGCTACTGCCTTTTGTGAAAAAAGGGGGTTATGTGGCTGTTGCCGTACCTGGATTCATACAAGATTTCCCTGAAGGGCAGTTGCCAAAGGAAGTGCAACCCTTCTGGACACCTGAATGGTATTTTTATTCCTGTTCTTGGTGGCGGGCGTTATGGGAAAAAGAATCGGGCATCACCATTACCATGCAGCGAGAAATGGACTCATGCAAACAGGCCTGGGATGAATGGCTGCAATCTCCCAACCCCTATGCACAGCAAGATCTCGTGATGATGGAAGCAGGAGCCGGTAAGTATTTCAATATCATCCAAATGGTAGGTAGAAAAATATAA
- a CDS encoding TRAP transporter substrate-binding protein, with protein MKRFLLVALTLVLVCFSCRKDQPSHPELVLRYADNQSSGYPTVEAAKYLAELVKERTGGRIELRVYPDSVLGSETSVMQQMSYGGIDMSRFSLGTLYRFFPELWTLQLPYLYTDNEHMWRVLDGEIGDMYLRNMSGERIVGLAWYDAGARSFYTRNPIANISSLKGLTIRVQENDMMSRTIELLGAEAVQIPYQDIYSALQKLRIDGAENNLPSYVFMDHNQAAPYFYQDEHFRLPEVVMISVDAQEKVAAVDPLFVDVLIECAKESGLYERKLWQEEEKRAYEAAVESGVIFTIPSKEDLLELKKSMEPLYEELSPQQREIVKRIGDA; from the coding sequence ATGAAAAGATTCCTGCTTGTCGCTCTGACTTTGGTCCTCGTGTGCTTCTCGTGTCGAAAAGATCAGCCGAGCCATCCAGAATTGGTACTCCGGTATGCAGATAATCAGAGCTCTGGGTACCCGACGGTTGAGGCGGCAAAGTATCTTGCAGAACTGGTGAAAGAGCGGACTGGAGGAAGAATAGAGCTCAGGGTGTATCCCGATAGTGTGCTGGGGTCCGAAACCAGCGTAATGCAGCAGATGTCCTACGGGGGTATCGATATGTCCCGTTTCTCGCTGGGGACTCTCTATCGTTTCTTCCCCGAGCTTTGGACGCTTCAGTTGCCTTACCTTTACACCGATAACGAGCATATGTGGAGGGTCCTTGATGGGGAGATTGGAGACATGTACCTGCGCAATATGTCAGGTGAACGTATTGTCGGCTTGGCCTGGTATGATGCAGGGGCCAGGAGTTTCTACACCAGAAACCCCATCGCAAATATCTCTTCACTGAAAGGCTTGACCATCCGGGTTCAAGAGAATGACATGATGAGCAGAACAATTGAATTGCTAGGTGCTGAGGCGGTGCAGATTCCTTATCAAGATATCTATTCCGCACTTCAGAAACTGCGTATCGATGGAGCGGAGAACAATCTCCCTAGTTACGTGTTCATGGACCACAACCAGGCCGCTCCCTATTTCTACCAAGATGAACACTTCCGATTGCCGGAGGTGGTGATGATCAGTGTAGATGCCCAAGAAAAGGTGGCGGCTGTCGATCCTTTGTTTGTCGATGTCCTTATCGAGTGTGCAAAGGAGAGCGGACTGTATGAACGAAAGCTTTGGCAGGAAGAGGAGAAACGCGCCTACGAGGCAGCAGTGGAATCCGGGGTGATATTCACCATTCCCAGCAAGGAAGACCTGCTTGAGCTGAAGAAATCCATGGAGCCACTGTACGAGGAACTCAGCCCGCAACAGCGCGAAATTGTTAAGAGAATTGGCGATGCCTAG
- a CDS encoding response regulator transcription factor translates to MIKLLIADDESIEREILCTFLSPNPLLEIYQAENGRLAVTYASLYDVDVVLMDIEMPSLNGLEASQRILKDKPSTRIIFITAYSVFSYAREAVKLGVLDYILKPVDKEDVLRTVKRAVSQVEAERQLLAVQSSDGECLEEVTDKATLMMAKVKKYLEYSYMNYDLSLDSVSSLLNINSSYLSCIFKRCTGINFLDYITNLRIKAAKEHLADPFKSASEIATMVGYDSSSYFTRAFKKNTGLTPTEYRNQVGRGLRR, encoded by the coding sequence ATGATCAAACTGTTGATAGCTGATGATGAGAGCATTGAACGAGAGATTTTATGCACATTCCTCTCCCCCAATCCTCTTTTGGAAATCTATCAAGCGGAAAATGGGCGGTTGGCCGTTACCTATGCATCGTTGTATGATGTGGATGTGGTGCTCATGGATATCGAGATGCCCTCACTCAATGGATTGGAAGCTTCCCAGAGGATCCTGAAGGATAAACCTTCCACCCGAATAATTTTCATTACTGCCTATAGTGTATTCTCCTATGCCCGTGAAGCTGTCAAACTAGGAGTTCTCGATTACATCCTGAAGCCGGTGGATAAGGAGGATGTTTTGAGGACCGTCAAGCGCGCGGTCAGTCAGGTCGAGGCTGAACGACAGCTGTTGGCTGTGCAATCATCGGACGGCGAGTGCCTCGAGGAGGTGACCGACAAAGCAACTTTGATGATGGCCAAAGTGAAGAAATATCTTGAATACAGCTACATGAACTACGATCTCTCCCTGGATTCGGTAAGTAGCCTGTTGAATATCAATTCATCCTATCTCAGCTGTATTTTCAAGCGATGCACTGGGATCAATTTTCTCGATTATATTACAAATCTCAGGATCAAGGCGGCAAAGGAACACCTTGCCGATCCTTTCAAGTCCGCCTCCGAAATAGCCACAATGGTGGGTTACGACAGTTCAAGCTATTTCACTCGTGCCTTTAAGAAAAACACCGGGCTTACTCCTACTGAATACCGAAACCAAGTGGGAAGGGGCCTGCGAAGATGA
- a CDS encoding sensor histidine kinase, translating into METHKEKGLRLNLFRRIFLFLIVFSLFIFLQLGMSMYRERFIMYPIQKSSGNVQKISLLLNSLGQTREELSSYRWDFGDIASLLSELRRENELSEKILGTIDANMENIGIEQYLLVQAVATTYKNYRGYLDYMQDLLINNSVNEASEVYYSDLEPCLHYLHLYVQQLIERAIMDNQSTYDRLMGLNDDLDFLYSLTILVMILFGFAALREVIRILSIVQEMARSSKAIAAGDYDRPEISVHRKDEIGDMAHAFNEMKQAMRNQVRLLTANNEMEKEIHRKNTEALAMQNLLEREKLQLLRSQINPHFLFNTINVIKYTAQEEHAAETDALLSSLARLFRYVLADNEVMVPLSREIRIVDEYYSLYKARFKEKVSLFWDVSPSLILTETLVPSFFLQPLVENAFKHGLGPKELSGSVWLTLKELDGLLCIRVEDDGVGMEVQQLQILQSRLLNPPVTGEHIGLYSVAARLKLLDSRCRLEVDSRKSEGTVIRVEMPLLEKKGEEDDQTVDS; encoded by the coding sequence ATGGAAACACATAAGGAAAAAGGCCTGCGCCTGAATCTTTTTCGCAGAATATTTCTCTTTCTCATTGTCTTCTCCCTCTTCATATTCCTCCAGCTGGGAATGTCGATGTATCGGGAACGATTCATCATGTATCCGATACAGAAGAGTTCCGGCAATGTCCAGAAAATCAGCCTGCTGCTCAACTCTTTGGGGCAGACACGGGAGGAGCTCTCCTCCTATCGTTGGGATTTCGGGGATATTGCATCCCTTCTTTCCGAATTGAGGCGGGAAAATGAACTCTCTGAGAAAATTCTCGGAACCATTGATGCAAATATGGAGAACATTGGGATTGAGCAATATCTTCTTGTGCAGGCAGTGGCTACTACCTACAAAAATTATCGTGGTTATCTTGATTATATGCAGGACTTGCTTATCAACAATTCCGTAAATGAAGCCTCCGAAGTGTATTACTCCGATCTCGAACCTTGCCTCCACTACCTCCATCTCTATGTCCAGCAGCTTATCGAGCGGGCAATCATGGATAACCAATCTACCTACGACCGGTTGATGGGGCTTAACGATGATTTGGATTTCCTATACTCCCTGACGATTTTGGTTATGATCCTATTCGGGTTCGCCGCCCTCAGGGAAGTCATACGGATCCTTTCCATTGTGCAGGAGATGGCAAGGTCTTCCAAAGCAATTGCGGCAGGAGACTATGACAGGCCTGAGATTTCTGTGCATCGAAAGGATGAAATTGGTGACATGGCGCACGCGTTCAATGAAATGAAGCAGGCGATGAGGAATCAGGTGAGGTTGCTCACTGCGAACAATGAGATGGAGAAAGAGATTCATAGAAAGAATACGGAGGCCTTGGCAATGCAGAACCTGCTCGAACGCGAGAAACTACAGTTGCTTCGAAGCCAGATAAATCCTCATTTTCTCTTCAATACCATCAATGTGATTAAATACACGGCACAGGAGGAGCATGCAGCAGAAACCGATGCCCTGCTTTCTTCTCTTGCTCGTTTGTTCCGCTATGTTTTGGCTGATAATGAGGTGATGGTTCCTCTCTCCCGTGAGATTCGGATTGTGGATGAGTACTACAGCCTCTACAAGGCACGATTCAAGGAAAAAGTATCACTTTTCTGGGATGTCTCGCCTTCTCTTATATTGACCGAGACATTGGTTCCTTCCTTCTTTCTCCAGCCATTGGTGGAAAATGCATTCAAGCATGGACTTGGACCGAAAGAACTTTCGGGGAGTGTCTGGCTCACTTTGAAGGAGCTGGACGGATTGCTGTGTATTCGGGTCGAGGACGATGGGGTGGGAATGGAGGTTCAACAGCTTCAGATACTGCAGAGCCGGCTACTCAATCCACCGGTTACCGGAGAGCATATAGGACTCTATTCTGTAGCAGCACGATTGAAGTTGCTCGATTCCCGTTGCCGCTTGGAGGTGGATTCAAGGAAGAGCGAAGGCACGGTAATTCGAGTTGAAATGCCATTGTTGGAAAAGAAAGGAGAAGAAGATGATCAAACTGTTGATAGCTGA
- a CDS encoding TRAP transporter substrate-binding protein → MKRVAFVLLALLLCSSQVFAAGEKESTAAAPAGEKNVKLVYAEVNPLDTIVGKTGLYFKEQVEKLSDGSVTIDIQASGVLGSENDVLDSILGGATSIDMSRISAFALTSYGAEKSKLLSIPFTFENRAHFWAFANSELAPEFLNEPQTIGLPIRGVFYGEEGFRHFFTVKKVEKMGDLKGMKLRVSNDPVMNGMVKGLGASPTVVSFGELYSALQTGVVDGAEQPIANYKSNAFHEVAPNMILDGHTLGAIQVIITDNAWNKLSEKQRTAIMEAGKLAQAYNAQISENAENEVLTSLKTAGVNIVEVTNKGEWADACKAVIEQNTKSQAALYQKIKAMK, encoded by the coding sequence ATGAAACGTGTAGCGTTTGTTCTTTTGGCACTTTTACTCTGTTCTTCCCAGGTTTTTGCTGCGGGAGAGAAAGAAAGTACAGCTGCAGCTCCTGCAGGCGAAAAAAACGTCAAGCTTGTATACGCAGAGGTCAATCCACTTGATACCATTGTGGGAAAGACCGGCCTGTATTTCAAGGAACAGGTTGAAAAGCTCAGTGATGGTTCAGTTACCATCGACATCCAGGCTTCAGGTGTACTTGGCTCAGAGAATGATGTGCTTGACTCAATCCTCGGCGGTGCTACGTCGATCGATATGTCCAGAATCTCCGCCTTCGCACTTACCAGCTATGGCGCTGAGAAGTCCAAGCTTCTTTCCATCCCGTTCACTTTTGAGAACCGGGCACATTTCTGGGCTTTTGCAAACTCCGAACTTGCTCCGGAATTCCTGAACGAGCCCCAGACCATCGGTCTTCCTATCCGCGGAGTGTTTTACGGTGAGGAAGGGTTCAGACATTTCTTTACAGTCAAAAAGGTTGAAAAGATGGGCGACCTCAAGGGAATGAAGCTTCGTGTATCCAACGACCCTGTTATGAACGGCATGGTAAAAGGTCTTGGTGCTTCTCCCACCGTTGTTTCCTTTGGTGAGCTGTATTCTGCTCTGCAGACCGGGGTCGTCGATGGAGCCGAACAGCCGATTGCAAACTACAAGTCCAATGCATTCCATGAAGTTGCCCCCAACATGATTCTTGACGGCCATACCCTTGGTGCCATCCAGGTCATTATCACGGATAATGCTTGGAACAAGCTTTCCGAGAAGCAGAGAACCGCCATCATGGAAGCTGGAAAGCTTGCACAGGCGTATAATGCGCAGATTAGTGAAAATGCAGAGAACGAGGTTCTTACCTCACTCAAAACAGCAGGTGTGAATATTGTGGAAGTCACCAACAAGGGTGAATGGGCCGACGCCTGTAAGGCTGTGATTGAACAGAATACCAAGAGCCAGGCAGCTCTGTATCAGAAAATCAAGGCTATGAAATAA
- a CDS encoding YcxB family protein, producing the protein MTIQVYLNESHFWQFLIFNFLKHLKLYIRPVIFASILTVSAIICFLMYQVEGAVLLGTILLVTGLGMPMVYFASVFFSLKKQVRLQNLDPPRLVYTLQFSEDSEVLKISNDKELASYRWQDVFHAYYEDESIYLFITKDRAFLLPCALLEDRDKVWKSITAKLPVDRCSRHH; encoded by the coding sequence ATGACCATTCAAGTGTATTTGAACGAAAGCCACTTTTGGCAGTTTCTCATCTTCAACTTCCTCAAGCACCTGAAGCTGTATATTCGTCCAGTTATCTTTGCGTCCATCCTCACCGTATCTGCGATTATTTGCTTTCTGATGTACCAGGTTGAGGGTGCAGTCCTACTGGGCACCATACTGCTTGTGACAGGCCTGGGAATGCCGATGGTTTATTTTGCGTCCGTCTTCTTCTCGTTGAAAAAACAGGTTCGGTTGCAAAACCTAGACCCTCCTCGCCTCGTCTATACCTTGCAGTTCTCAGAGGATTCGGAAGTACTGAAAATTTCCAACGACAAAGAACTGGCAAGCTACCGATGGCAGGATGTATTTCATGCATATTACGAAGATGAAAGCATCTACCTGTTCATCACGAAGGACAGGGCATTTTTGCTCCCTTGTGCGTTGCTTGAAGACAGAGACAAGGTGTGGAAATCCATCACAGCAAAACTCCCGGTTGATCGTTGTAGCAGACATCATTGA